One genomic region from Actinocatenispora thailandica encodes:
- a CDS encoding M28 family peptidase, with amino-acid sequence MEAKVLRWLPGWAAILLLTAGTVAQLATPAPAPADAPADQFSATRAYVHVQRLGGHVHQVGSAAQDANRRYILGQLAADGIDARVQRGVGVSSSLGAGSQLAEVSNVVARIPGRRSTGQVVLVAHTDSVRVGPGGSDDGAGTAALLETARALMHGPRPDNDVVLVFTDGEEACLCGAAAYVAAHRDEAPDSVVLNLEARGGGGPVVMFETSRDNAALVRQFGAHARYPVGTSFAVEIYRRLPNDTDFTMFREAGFVGLNSAYIDDSAVYHTPQDTPAAMDRGSLQQHGANALALARAFGGVDLTKRSGTGDDTYFPMLGLLVRYPGAMVWPLAALAALATAAAVGLARRRRLVTLPRLASGFGLAVLPLAVAAVLAQAGWALLRLIRPGYAGMLTGDPYHPGVLRLAVVLLAASVLALWYVLLRRRIGGVALALAGVCWLALLGLVLAAFVPGGSYLAALPALFAAGGVLVALRWPAAAPVAFPLGAVPAVLILAPTVALLFPALGLATGAAGALLVVLAGFALVPLLTLTIGGRTAGRVADTIAPRAATGNRADPPAGPDPADPTPAGLDRAGSETASEDRTGSETASEDRADSETASEDRAVPRLVSGDGVPVDRPGWRRPVLLPAGLLVLTLVAGVIGVARSGFDAAHPEPAHLTYALDANTGRAIWASSQATGPDRGAAQRWLDHFVGTATEPVGDRFPVLGGRSDGTMRTGRARPADLAAPTLTVLSTGRPDADGYATVRLRLRSARGAPILGLYLPRGAAVRSARVQGEPVRTLPDGRWALAVTFYAAPAAGITVTLRLQGATRARILDESDGLTGLPGYRPRPADVSPAPAHDADEAVVARTVRVSTHRH; translated from the coding sequence ATGGAGGCGAAAGTGCTGCGTTGGCTGCCCGGCTGGGCCGCGATTCTGCTACTGACCGCCGGCACCGTGGCGCAGCTGGCGACGCCGGCACCGGCGCCGGCGGACGCACCCGCCGACCAGTTCAGCGCGACCCGGGCGTACGTGCACGTGCAGCGGCTCGGCGGGCACGTGCACCAGGTCGGCTCGGCGGCCCAGGACGCGAACCGGCGGTACATCCTCGGGCAGCTGGCCGCGGACGGGATCGACGCGAGGGTGCAGCGCGGTGTCGGGGTGAGCTCGTCGCTGGGCGCCGGCAGCCAGCTCGCCGAGGTGTCCAACGTGGTGGCCCGCATCCCCGGCCGCCGGTCGACCGGCCAGGTCGTGCTCGTCGCGCACACCGACTCGGTGCGGGTCGGGCCGGGTGGCTCGGACGACGGTGCCGGGACCGCCGCGCTGCTGGAGACGGCGCGGGCGCTGATGCACGGCCCGCGGCCGGACAACGACGTCGTGCTGGTCTTCACCGACGGCGAGGAGGCCTGCCTGTGCGGCGCCGCCGCGTACGTCGCGGCGCACCGCGACGAGGCGCCCGACTCGGTGGTGCTCAACCTGGAGGCGCGCGGCGGCGGCGGGCCGGTGGTGATGTTCGAGACCTCGCGGGACAACGCCGCGCTGGTGCGGCAGTTCGGCGCGCACGCGCGGTACCCGGTGGGCACCTCGTTCGCGGTGGAGATCTACCGGCGGCTGCCGAACGACACCGACTTCACGATGTTCCGCGAGGCCGGTTTCGTCGGCCTCAACTCCGCCTACATCGACGACTCGGCCGTGTACCACACCCCGCAGGACACCCCGGCCGCGATGGACCGGGGCAGCCTGCAGCAGCACGGTGCCAACGCGTTGGCGCTGGCGCGGGCGTTCGGCGGCGTCGACCTGACGAAGCGGTCCGGGACCGGAGACGACACGTACTTCCCGATGCTCGGGCTGCTGGTGCGCTATCCGGGCGCGATGGTGTGGCCGCTCGCCGCGCTGGCGGCGCTCGCCACGGCCGCGGCGGTGGGGCTGGCCCGGCGCCGCCGGCTGGTCACGCTGCCCCGGCTGGCAAGCGGCTTCGGGCTGGCCGTCCTGCCGCTCGCGGTGGCGGCGGTGCTGGCCCAGGCCGGGTGGGCGTTGCTGCGCCTGATCCGTCCCGGGTACGCCGGGATGCTGACCGGCGACCCGTACCATCCGGGCGTCCTCCGGCTCGCCGTGGTGTTGCTCGCGGCGAGCGTGCTGGCGCTGTGGTACGTGCTGCTGCGCCGGCGGATCGGCGGCGTGGCGCTGGCGCTGGCCGGGGTGTGCTGGCTCGCGCTGCTGGGGCTGGTGTTGGCCGCGTTCGTGCCGGGCGGCTCGTACCTGGCGGCGCTGCCGGCACTGTTCGCCGCGGGCGGCGTGCTGGTGGCGCTGCGCTGGCCGGCCGCCGCACCGGTCGCGTTCCCGCTCGGCGCGGTGCCGGCGGTACTGATCCTGGCGCCGACGGTGGCGCTGCTGTTCCCGGCGCTGGGCCTGGCCACCGGTGCGGCCGGCGCGCTGCTCGTGGTGCTCGCCGGGTTCGCCCTGGTGCCGCTGCTGACCCTGACGATCGGTGGCCGTACCGCCGGCCGGGTGGCCGACACGATCGCGCCCCGAGCAGCGACCGGGAACCGGGCCGACCCGCCGGCAGGCCCGGACCCGGCCGACCCGACACCGGCAGGCCTCGACCGGGCCGGCTCGGAGACGGCGAGCGAAGACCGGACCGGCTCGGAGACGGCGAGCGAAGACCGGGCCGACTCGGAGACGGCGAGCGAAGACCGGGCCGTTCCGCGGCTGGTGAGCGGCGACGGGGTGCCAGTGGATCGGCCGGGGTGGCGACGGCCGGTGTTGCTGCCGGCCGGGCTGCTGGTGTTGACGCTGGTCGCAGGGGTGATCGGGGTGGCCCGGTCCGGCTTCGACGCCGCGCACCCGGAACCGGCGCACCTGACGTACGCGCTGGACGCCAACACCGGCCGGGCGATCTGGGCGAGTTCCCAGGCCACCGGGCCGGACCGTGGCGCGGCGCAGCGCTGGCTGGACCATTTCGTCGGTACCGCCACCGAGCCGGTCGGCGACCGCTTCCCGGTGCTGGGTGGCCGCAGCGACGGCACGATGCGGACCGGGCGGGCGCGGCCGGCGGACCTGGCCGCACCGACGCTCACCGTGCTGTCGACCGGCCGGCCGGACGCCGACGGGTACGCCACGGTGCGGCTGCGGCTGCGCTCGGCGCGCGGTGCCCCGATCCTCGGCCTCTACCTGCCGCGCGGCGCCGCGGTGCGCTCGGCGCGGGTGCAGGGCGAGCCGGTGCGCACGCTGCCGGACGGCCGGTGGGCGCTCGCCGTCACGTTCTACGCCGCACCGGCCGCGGGCATCACGGTGACGCTGCGGCTGCAGGGCGCCACGCGGGCCCGGATCCTGGACGAGAGCGACGGCCTGACCGGACTGCCCGGGTACCGGCCACGCCCGGCGGACGTGAGCCCAGCGCCGGCGCACGACGCGGACGAGGCCGTGGTGGCACGCACCGTACGGGTGTCGACACACCGGCACTGA
- a CDS encoding glycerophosphodiester phosphodiesterase has protein sequence MPTDTAVPPALRVVNYAHRGASGLAPENTLAAFAAAATHHAAAVELDVRRTLDGHLVVMHDPTPARTTDVARVFPDRAEAPVHAFTLAELRQLDAGSWFDARFAGERVPTLDEAMDVLAGHHLRLLLEAKTPSSYPGMAGQIAHILRDQRAQWLAAPGQVIVESFEEEFIRELRAVLPRVPVGFLGAPTPEQLVGFATFCDQINPHAVGLTAEYIEQVHQFGMAVNVWTVDEPDDMRTAVAAGVDGIISNRPDLFTATFGASPQLN, from the coding sequence ATGCCAACCGATACCGCGGTGCCGCCTGCCCTGCGGGTCGTCAACTACGCGCATCGGGGCGCCTCCGGGCTCGCGCCGGAGAACACCCTCGCGGCGTTCGCCGCGGCCGCGACGCACCATGCCGCCGCCGTCGAGCTGGACGTACGACGCACCCTGGACGGGCACCTGGTCGTCATGCACGACCCGACCCCGGCCCGCACCACCGACGTGGCCCGGGTGTTCCCGGACCGCGCGGAGGCGCCGGTACACGCGTTCACGCTGGCGGAGCTGCGGCAGCTGGACGCCGGTAGCTGGTTCGACGCGCGGTTCGCCGGTGAGCGGGTGCCGACCCTGGACGAGGCGATGGACGTACTCGCCGGGCACCACCTGCGGCTGCTGCTGGAGGCGAAGACCCCCAGCAGCTACCCGGGGATGGCCGGCCAGATCGCGCACATCCTGCGCGACCAGCGCGCCCAGTGGCTCGCCGCGCCGGGCCAGGTCATCGTGGAGAGCTTCGAGGAGGAGTTCATCCGGGAACTGCGCGCCGTGCTGCCCCGCGTCCCGGTCGGGTTCCTCGGCGCACCGACCCCGGAGCAGCTGGTCGGGTTCGCCACCTTCTGCGACCAGATCAACCCGCACGCGGTGGGGCTGACCGCCGAGTACATCGAGCAGGTGCACCAGTTCGGCATGGCGGTCAACGTGTGGACGGTGGACGAACCGGACGACATGCGGACCGCGGTCGCCGCCGGCGTGGACGGGATCATCTCCAACCGCCCCGACCTGTTCACCGCCACCTTCGGTGCGTCCCCGCAGCTGAACTGA
- a CDS encoding helicase-associated domain-containing protein, with the protein MPTRLVDQLRELSDSQLAALLAARPDLAVPVPADLSALSSRAQSRLSLARALERLDRFTLEILDAVRLAAEPTGSTTLGDVVALATSVPEGRVRAALASLRELAIVYGPDPELHVAHTVDELCPPYPAGLGRPAAELDPQVAALAADPGALRRELLAAPPAARAVLDRLAAGPPVGTVRDPDSDGPVRWLLDHRLLAPDRVDTVQLPRELGLVLRREVGPLGALHPDPPVPDAPVRSAGSVDSAGAGQVMEVLRLTAALCDALADRPAPVLKSGGLGVRDLRRLTETLGCSEGDCALLLEVAAAAALITDSAVAGGTDGELPTWLPTAGYDDWRALPPAQRWVRLAYAWLELPRQPGLVGTRDDKDKAITPLSGGAARLSAPALRRDALGVLTELPAGAAPAVDDVVALLSWRSPRRAGRAADATRWALAEAATLGVTGRGALTGYGRELLVEAPDADPDPLGIEPVPAGPDPAVPLAELLPAPVDTVLLQADLTVVVPGPPEPALAAELELVADVESAGQAAVYRVTNASVRRALDAGLTAADLHALFARRSSTPVPQALTYLVDDVARRHGGLRVGACSAYLRSEDTALLAQLVADRRLGLLALRQVAPTVLISPFQVHRLLSMLRDAGYAPVAEDAGGVVLAQRPDQPRAVARSRPRVAPRELPGRLTTDQLDQVISALRRGERAARAANRAPNPDVRSTTDAITVLREAITTRQRIWVGYVDAHGGNVSRLVRPVSIGAGYLRAADDRTETLHTFSLHRIVSATPAEV; encoded by the coding sequence ATGCCCACACGTCTCGTCGATCAGCTGCGCGAGCTGTCCGACTCCCAGCTCGCCGCGCTGCTGGCCGCGCGCCCGGACCTCGCCGTGCCGGTACCTGCCGACCTGTCGGCTCTGTCCTCGCGTGCCCAGTCGCGGCTGTCGCTCGCGCGCGCACTGGAGCGGCTGGACCGGTTCACCCTGGAGATCCTGGACGCCGTCCGGCTGGCCGCCGAACCCACCGGATCGACCACCCTCGGCGATGTCGTGGCGTTGGCCACATCGGTACCGGAGGGCCGGGTCCGGGCCGCGCTGGCGTCCCTGCGCGAACTCGCGATCGTGTACGGGCCGGACCCCGAGCTGCACGTCGCGCACACCGTCGACGAGCTGTGCCCGCCGTACCCGGCCGGGCTGGGACGACCCGCGGCGGAGCTGGACCCGCAGGTCGCCGCGCTCGCCGCGGACCCGGGTGCGCTGCGCCGGGAGCTGCTCGCCGCGCCGCCGGCCGCGCGGGCGGTGCTGGACCGGCTCGCCGCCGGGCCCCCGGTCGGCACCGTGCGGGACCCGGACAGCGACGGCCCGGTGCGCTGGCTGCTCGACCACCGGTTGCTCGCGCCGGACCGGGTCGACACCGTCCAACTGCCCCGGGAGCTGGGGTTGGTGCTGCGCCGGGAGGTCGGCCCGCTGGGTGCGCTGCACCCCGACCCGCCGGTGCCGGACGCCCCGGTGCGGTCCGCGGGCTCGGTCGACTCGGCCGGCGCCGGTCAGGTGATGGAGGTGCTGCGGCTGACCGCGGCACTGTGCGACGCGCTCGCCGACCGGCCGGCGCCGGTGCTCAAGTCCGGCGGCCTGGGCGTACGCGACCTGCGCCGGCTCACCGAGACCCTGGGGTGCAGCGAGGGCGACTGCGCGCTGCTGCTGGAGGTCGCGGCCGCCGCGGCGCTGATCACCGACAGTGCCGTGGCCGGCGGTACCGACGGCGAGCTGCCGACCTGGCTGCCGACCGCCGGGTACGACGACTGGCGCGCGCTGCCGCCGGCGCAACGCTGGGTGCGGCTGGCGTACGCGTGGCTGGAGCTGCCGCGGCAACCCGGCCTGGTCGGTACCCGGGACGACAAGGACAAGGCGATCACCCCACTGTCCGGCGGCGCCGCCCGGCTGTCCGCGCCGGCGCTGCGCCGGGACGCGCTGGGGGTGCTGACCGAGCTGCCGGCCGGGGCCGCGCCGGCGGTCGACGACGTGGTGGCGCTGCTGTCCTGGCGGTCGCCGCGGCGGGCCGGCCGGGCCGCGGACGCGACCCGCTGGGCGCTCGCCGAGGCGGCCACCCTCGGCGTGACCGGCCGCGGCGCGCTCACCGGGTACGGCCGGGAACTGCTCGTCGAGGCGCCGGACGCGGACCCGGACCCGCTCGGCATCGAGCCGGTGCCGGCCGGGCCGGACCCGGCGGTACCGCTGGCGGAGCTGCTGCCGGCGCCGGTGGACACGGTGCTGCTGCAGGCCGACCTGACCGTGGTCGTACCGGGGCCGCCGGAGCCGGCGCTCGCCGCCGAGCTGGAACTGGTCGCCGACGTCGAGTCGGCCGGCCAGGCCGCCGTGTACCGGGTCACCAACGCGAGCGTCCGGCGGGCCCTGGACGCCGGGCTGACCGCCGCCGACCTGCACGCACTGTTCGCCCGCCGGTCCAGTACGCCGGTGCCGCAGGCGCTGACCTACCTGGTGGACGACGTGGCGCGGCGGCACGGCGGGCTGCGCGTCGGCGCCTGCTCGGCGTACCTGCGCAGCGAGGACACCGCGCTGCTGGCGCAGCTGGTCGCGGATCGCCGACTCGGGCTGCTGGCGTTGCGGCAGGTCGCGCCGACGGTCCTGATCAGCCCGTTCCAGGTGCACCGGCTGCTTTCCATGCTGCGCGACGCGGGGTACGCGCCGGTCGCCGAGGACGCCGGCGGGGTGGTGCTGGCGCAGCGGCCGGACCAGCCGCGCGCGGTGGCCCGGTCCCGGCCCCGGGTGGCGCCGCGGGAGCTGCCCGGCCGGCTCACCACCGACCAGCTCGACCAGGTGATCTCCGCGCTGCGCCGCGGCGAGCGGGCGGCGCGGGCGGCGAACCGGGCGCCGAACCCGGACGTGCGCTCCACCACCGACGCGATCACCGTGCTGCGCGAGGCGATCACCACCCGGCAGCGGATCTGGGTCGGGTACGTGGACGCGCACGGCGGCAACGTGTCCCGGCTGGTCCGGCCGGTGTCGATCGGCGCCGGCTACCTGCGGGCGGCCGACGACCGCACCGAGACGCTGCACACGTTCTCGCTGCACCGGATCGTCTCCGCCACCCCGGCCGAGGTCTGA